A part of Bacillus thuringiensis genomic DNA contains:
- a CDS encoding AAA family ATPase — protein MKLHKALQPSFIKRMYYMRFVGKFTKAEREKNGENFFVQCLSPIPFTLQEQLKNEPYVFEGLCSNKKNEKVFSELKKRKLEKQLVMFRLYYERGHIYVELIYAEEPREMANGYKMIPVPKVSEYKKGESLERKLGNGYLSFLMPKYPKDFEPPELLWHDGRLYGNISLKSSSISSIAYFEQQRECKYIDFNDWGKHVEIAVEDQLYFVSNHMYEQLKKRMTEEGKRVEVEEIKVHKDEWEWDERESVFLQYVKSFVRNKGLYLDETDIYNFHISAKTNMLTILGGIPGAGKSRFVQAYAEALGLQYGEELVWIPISPSYQEPHDLLGYLHPNGTFIESETKLVRALMKAKENQNQLYIIVFDEMNMSHIEHWFTPFLSVLQLEKQKRILNLYEGVQEKENPIPSTIEIGENIIFVGTVNFDETTKELSDRLLDRTNLITLQKIPFCEMCMEQEKIVLQPPLKVTAGEFRISWVRNKAMIEVFSEEELELLDKLHVVLSSHDMSKGISFRCANAIATYLQNIPFQNNHSYMISREEGFDLQIKQRVLTKIRGTEMMVGSLLSEDVKRGATLLPLLQSPLANRVSTFEHSLAYIREKRRELELYGYAK, from the coding sequence GTGAAATTACATAAAGCTCTTCAGCCAAGTTTTATAAAAAGAATGTACTATATGAGGTTTGTCGGAAAGTTTACAAAAGCAGAGAGGGAAAAGAATGGAGAGAACTTCTTTGTACAATGCCTATCGCCAATACCATTTACGTTACAAGAGCAATTAAAAAATGAACCATATGTATTTGAAGGTTTATGTAGCAATAAAAAGAATGAAAAAGTCTTTTCGGAATTAAAGAAACGAAAATTAGAAAAGCAACTGGTTATGTTTCGTCTCTATTACGAGAGAGGACATATATATGTGGAGTTAATTTATGCAGAAGAACCGCGAGAAATGGCAAATGGCTATAAAATGATTCCAGTACCTAAAGTTTCCGAATACAAAAAAGGAGAGTCTTTAGAAAGAAAACTTGGAAATGGTTATTTGTCATTTCTAATGCCAAAATATCCGAAAGACTTTGAGCCTCCTGAATTATTGTGGCACGATGGAAGGTTATATGGAAATATATCTTTAAAGTCATCATCAATTAGTTCAATTGCCTATTTTGAACAGCAGCGAGAATGTAAGTATATAGACTTTAATGACTGGGGGAAGCATGTAGAAATAGCGGTAGAAGATCAATTGTATTTTGTAAGTAATCACATGTATGAGCAATTAAAAAAACGAATGACTGAAGAAGGTAAGCGTGTAGAAGTAGAGGAAATAAAAGTGCACAAGGATGAATGGGAATGGGATGAGCGTGAATCCGTCTTTTTACAGTATGTAAAAAGTTTTGTACGTAATAAAGGGCTATATTTGGATGAAACGGACATTTATAATTTCCATATAAGTGCGAAAACAAATATGTTGACGATTTTAGGTGGTATACCAGGCGCTGGGAAATCCCGATTCGTGCAAGCTTATGCAGAAGCACTTGGATTACAGTATGGGGAAGAATTAGTTTGGATTCCGATTTCACCATCGTATCAAGAACCACATGATTTACTTGGTTACCTTCACCCAAATGGTACTTTTATTGAAAGTGAAACAAAATTAGTTAGGGCGTTAATGAAGGCAAAAGAAAATCAAAATCAGCTATATATAATCGTTTTTGATGAAATGAATATGTCACATATTGAGCATTGGTTTACTCCATTTCTATCTGTTCTTCAACTTGAAAAGCAAAAACGTATTCTAAATTTGTATGAAGGTGTACAAGAAAAAGAAAATCCAATTCCATCAACAATTGAAATTGGTGAAAATATTATATTTGTAGGTACAGTAAATTTTGATGAAACAACGAAAGAACTCTCAGATCGATTATTAGATCGGACGAATTTAATAACGTTACAAAAGATTCCGTTTTGTGAGATGTGTATGGAACAAGAGAAAATTGTATTACAACCACCTCTGAAAGTAACTGCAGGAGAATTTCGTATAAGCTGGGTCAGAAATAAAGCGATGATTGAGGTGTTTTCTGAAGAAGAGTTAGAACTATTAGATAAGTTACATGTTGTATTGTCATCACACGATATGTCAAAAGGAATTTCATTTCGATGTGCAAACGCAATAGCTACTTATTTGCAAAATATACCGTTTCAAAATAATCATTCCTATATGATCAGTAGAGAAGAAGGATTTGATTTACAAATCAAGCAGCGTGTATTGACGAAAATAAGAGGAACAGAAATGATGGTTGGCTCTTTGCTTTCTGAAGACGTAAAAAGGGGGGCGACATTACTACCTCTTTTGCAATCGCCACTTGCAAACAGAGTATCTACATTTGAACACTCTTTAGCATATATTAGAGAAAAGCGTAGAGAACTGGAGTTGTATGGCTATGCAAAATGA
- the racA gene encoding chromosome-anchoring protein RacA: protein MEYKTPFIAKKLGVSPKAVVRIAQQLNLTIEKNKYGHFIFTQEDLDQMLEFHLSQIEQSQNSHPTQKTSSNDVEELKTQVNTIVQNKSSHEFEQLAAQLNTITRRLDRMEEQMQDKANDVVTYQLLQHRREMEEMLERIQKLEAALKKEEPIYITPDTKPTYEREKKPKRRKMIFSIFGL from the coding sequence TTGGAATATAAAACACCATTTATCGCAAAAAAATTAGGTGTTAGCCCAAAGGCTGTTGTCCGGATTGCACAACAATTAAATCTTACGATAGAAAAAAATAAATATGGTCACTTTATTTTCACACAAGAAGATTTAGATCAAATGTTAGAATTCCATCTTTCACAAATAGAGCAGTCTCAAAACTCTCACCCTACTCAAAAAACATCATCAAATGATGTTGAAGAATTAAAAACTCAAGTAAATACAATTGTTCAAAACAAATCATCACATGAATTTGAGCAATTAGCAGCTCAATTAAACACTATTACGAGAAGGCTAGATCGAATGGAAGAACAAATGCAAGATAAGGCAAATGATGTAGTTACGTACCAACTTTTACAACATCGCCGTGAAATGGAGGAAATGTTAGAGCGAATTCAAAAGCTAGAAGCTGCCCTCAAGAAAGAAGAACCAATATATATAACTCCCGATACTAAACCAACATATGAACGTGAAAAGAAACCGAAGCGCCGCAAAATGATTTTTAGTATATTTGGATTATAA
- a CDS encoding hemolysin family protein encodes MDIYSISIVIVLIALTAFFVAAEFAIVKVRSSRIDYLIAEGNNRATSVKTVITNLDEYLSACQLGITVTALGIGWFGKPALKQMFDTLFVNLNISTQLADIFAVILVFLFITFLHVVIGELAPKTFAIQKAEQVSLFVAKPLIFFYRMAFPFIWILNGSARIITKLLGLKPPKGHDEVHSEEELRLLVSESYKNGEINQSEYKYVNKIFEFDDRIAKEIMVPRTEMHIISKEMPAEEALQKMSREKYTRYPVVDGDKDHVIGFVNFKDIFTDFVQHNAVSNKKVEQYIRPIILVIDSIPIHDLFLKMQKERTHIAILIDEYGGTSGLVTVEDILEEIVGDIQDEFDTDEQPEIQQVSETKTILEGKVLVSEVNTLLGLTIDDNGVDTIGGWILTKNIEIAEEDFIEIENYKFCVKELDGHYIKRLEVTKTVESIVILEDEKQIPFQEQISS; translated from the coding sequence TTGGACATATATAGTATAAGTATAGTGATTGTTTTAATTGCCTTAACGGCATTTTTCGTTGCAGCAGAATTTGCAATTGTTAAAGTGCGAAGTTCACGAATTGACTATTTAATTGCAGAAGGAAATAATCGCGCAACATCTGTCAAAACAGTCATTACAAACTTAGACGAATATTTATCTGCTTGTCAGCTAGGTATAACAGTTACAGCTCTGGGGATTGGGTGGTTTGGTAAACCTGCGTTAAAGCAAATGTTTGACACTCTTTTTGTAAATTTGAACATTTCTACTCAACTAGCAGACATTTTTGCTGTAATTTTAGTGTTTTTGTTTATTACATTTTTACATGTTGTAATAGGGGAATTGGCCCCAAAGACATTCGCGATTCAAAAAGCTGAACAAGTGAGTTTGTTTGTTGCTAAACCGTTAATTTTCTTTTATCGTATGGCGTTTCCATTTATTTGGATCCTAAATGGATCAGCCCGAATTATTACGAAGTTGTTAGGGCTGAAACCACCGAAAGGGCACGATGAGGTTCATTCAGAAGAAGAATTACGGTTGTTAGTTTCGGAAAGTTACAAAAACGGAGAGATTAATCAGTCTGAATATAAATATGTAAATAAAATTTTTGAATTTGATGATCGTATAGCGAAAGAAATAATGGTACCCCGAACTGAGATGCATATTATAAGTAAAGAAATGCCTGCTGAAGAAGCTTTGCAAAAAATGTCTCGGGAAAAATATACGAGATATCCAGTTGTAGATGGAGACAAAGATCACGTAATAGGCTTTGTAAACTTTAAAGATATTTTCACAGATTTTGTGCAGCATAATGCAGTCAGTAATAAGAAAGTAGAGCAATATATTAGGCCAATTATTTTAGTTATCGATTCTATCCCAATACACGACTTATTTTTAAAAATGCAAAAAGAAAGAACGCATATTGCTATATTGATAGATGAATATGGTGGTACGTCTGGACTTGTTACAGTTGAAGACATTTTAGAAGAAATAGTGGGAGATATTCAAGATGAGTTTGATACGGATGAACAGCCAGAAATTCAACAAGTTAGTGAAACGAAAACAATACTAGAGGGAAAAGTGCTTGTTAGTGAAGTGAATACGTTATTAGGTTTAACGATTGATGATAATGGTGTTGATACAATTGGTGGTTGGATTTTAACGAAGAATATAGAAATTGCTGAAGAGGATTTCATTGAAATTGAAAATTATAAGTTCTGTGTAAAAGAATTAGATGGACACTATATAAAGAGATTAGAAGTTACAAAAACTGTAGAATCAATTGTTATTTTAGAAGATGAAAAACAAATTCCATTTCAAGAACAAATTAGTTCGTAG
- a CDS encoding aldehyde dehydrogenase family protein: MKKHLYINGDWKPVNIYKPLYAPYSEETLAEIAQGTEEDVQEAVTAAKNAMKKMKTLSAYDRATILEKVAQKMDERREEFAEIIAKEAAKPIRAARGEVDRTVQTYKFAAEEAKRIYGETLPLDAAPGADGRIAYTIRKPIGVIGAITPFNFPLNLVAHKVGPAIAAGNTVVLKPADQTPLSSYALIELFEEAGLPKGALNIISGPGSTVGEAIVTNDDVASITFTGSPKVGIGIKTKAGLKRVTLELGSNAAVIIDEDVELTDELIERVKWGAFVNNGQVCISVQRVFVHEKRMDEFLSKLKKAMETVVIGDPLLENTDVSALISKKDVERIEMWVQEAIKEGAAVLYGGKKHDARIFEPTVLTNVPEYVSVQCQEVFGPLMTVNTFKEFDEAIEQVNNSRYGLQAGVFTNNLFKAMRAIDELEVGGVMINDIPTFRVDHMPYGGVKESGTGREGIKYAIEEMTEMKLVCIKK, translated from the coding sequence ATGAAAAAGCATTTATATATAAATGGAGATTGGAAGCCTGTAAACATTTATAAACCATTATACGCACCATATTCTGAAGAAACGCTAGCGGAAATTGCACAAGGAACGGAAGAAGATGTACAAGAGGCTGTTACTGCTGCAAAAAATGCAATGAAAAAAATGAAAACATTATCTGCATATGATCGTGCGACTATTTTAGAGAAGGTTGCACAAAAAATGGATGAAAGAAGAGAAGAATTTGCAGAGATTATTGCAAAAGAGGCTGCAAAACCAATTCGTGCTGCGAGGGGAGAAGTAGATCGTACCGTTCAGACATACAAATTTGCAGCGGAAGAAGCGAAGCGTATATACGGCGAGACACTGCCACTTGATGCAGCACCTGGTGCAGATGGGCGTATTGCATACACAATACGAAAACCAATTGGGGTTATAGGAGCTATTACACCATTTAATTTCCCATTAAATTTAGTGGCACATAAAGTCGGTCCTGCAATTGCTGCCGGAAATACAGTTGTGTTAAAACCAGCTGATCAAACGCCATTATCGTCTTACGCATTAATTGAATTATTTGAAGAGGCAGGATTGCCAAAAGGAGCTTTAAATATTATTTCTGGTCCTGGTTCAACTGTAGGTGAGGCGATAGTTACAAATGATGATGTTGCTTCCATTACTTTTACGGGAAGTCCGAAAGTTGGAATTGGAATTAAGACAAAGGCTGGGTTAAAGCGAGTTACGTTAGAGCTAGGATCAAATGCTGCTGTTATTATTGATGAAGATGTAGAATTAACAGATGAATTAATTGAACGCGTAAAATGGGGAGCATTTGTTAATAATGGACAAGTTTGTATTTCGGTACAACGTGTTTTTGTACATGAAAAGAGAATGGATGAATTTCTTTCAAAGCTAAAGAAAGCGATGGAAACAGTTGTTATTGGGGATCCATTGCTTGAAAACACGGATGTATCGGCTTTAATTTCGAAAAAAGATGTAGAGCGTATTGAAATGTGGGTGCAAGAAGCAATCAAGGAAGGTGCAGCTGTTTTATATGGTGGCAAGAAACATGATGCAAGGATTTTTGAACCAACTGTATTAACAAATGTTCCAGAGTATGTATCTGTTCAGTGCCAAGAAGTATTTGGTCCACTTATGACAGTAAATACATTTAAAGAATTTGATGAGGCAATAGAGCAAGTAAATAATTCACGTTACGGTCTACAAGCAGGTGTATTTACAAATAATTTGTTTAAAGCAATGCGTGCAATTGATGAGCTAGAAGTTGGTGGTGTCATGATTAATGACATTCCAACGTTTAGGGTAGATCATATGCCTTACGGTGGTGTGAAAGAAAGCGGCACGGGGCGTGAAGGAATTAAATATGCAATAGAAGAGATGACAGAAATGAAATTAGTGTGTATTAAAAAATAA
- a CDS encoding YueI family protein, whose amino-acid sequence MVNKNVEDYLQEGIYGQKQNKPEERNMYLTTLRERVEVALTIGQVMQSNVYSEVASSMRSSQSLQIFLNGGIAYPHLSKYIKLANEKNVPFTIVQNKGIETPIGLVLSHSTAVDKEQIYVEDAIFKQEMK is encoded by the coding sequence ATGGTAAATAAAAATGTGGAAGATTATCTCCAAGAAGGCATTTATGGCCAAAAGCAGAACAAACCAGAAGAACGTAATATGTATTTAACTACATTACGTGAGCGTGTAGAAGTCGCTTTAACTATCGGTCAAGTAATGCAAAGTAATGTATATTCTGAAGTAGCTAGTAGCATGCGCTCTTCTCAATCATTACAAATATTCCTAAATGGTGGCATTGCTTACCCACATTTATCAAAATACATTAAATTAGCAAATGAAAAAAATGTTCCTTTTACAATTGTTCAAAATAAAGGCATAGAAACACCAATCGGTTTAGTATTATCCCATAGTACTGCTGTTGACAAAGAACAAATTTATGTAGAAGATGCTATTTTTAAACAAGAAATGAAGTAA
- a CDS encoding BA2291 family sporulation histidine kinase, with product MEMEGMGVFPIDKDIKEVFCSHLKNNRHQFVENWKNKMIISDKDPFKLEAVQNGEDLLELIIELTMEEKDIDYLQPLCEKIAIERAGADANIGDFVYNANVGRNELFEAMCELEVSARELKPIMAQIHTCFDKLIYYTVLKYSEIISKNLEEKQQYINETHKERLTILGQMSASFVHEFRNPLTSIMGFVKLLKADHPSLSYLDIISHELDQLNFRISQFLLVSKKEMWTESEQFWLNDLFQDIIQFLYPSLVNANVSIEKNLPYPIPLVGYRSEVRQVFLNILMNSIDALESIKEERKIIVDVFEEDQEIRIVIKNNGPMIPAENVETIFEPFVTTKKLGTGIGLFVCKQIVEKHNGSIMCRSDNEWTKFQIVFQK from the coding sequence ATGGAAATGGAGGGAATGGGGGTTTTTCCAATCGATAAGGATATTAAAGAAGTATTTTGTTCGCACTTGAAAAACAACAGGCACCAATTCGTTGAGAACTGGAAAAACAAAATGATAATTTCCGATAAAGATCCATTTAAACTAGAAGCAGTTCAAAATGGAGAGGATTTATTAGAGTTAATTATCGAACTTACTATGGAAGAAAAAGATATAGATTATCTTCAGCCATTATGCGAGAAAATTGCTATTGAACGTGCAGGAGCAGATGCGAATATTGGAGATTTTGTTTATAATGCAAACGTGGGAAGAAATGAGCTTTTTGAAGCGATGTGTGAATTAGAGGTTAGCGCACGTGAATTGAAACCAATTATGGCTCAAATACATACTTGTTTTGACAAATTGATCTATTATACTGTTTTAAAATACTCGGAAATTATATCAAAAAATTTAGAGGAAAAACAGCAATATATTAACGAAACACATAAAGAAAGGCTGACGATTTTAGGACAAATGTCAGCTAGTTTTGTACATGAATTTCGTAACCCACTTACTTCCATTATGGGATTCGTCAAATTATTAAAGGCAGATCATCCTAGTTTATCGTATTTAGATATTATTTCGCATGAATTAGACCAATTAAATTTTCGTATTTCGCAATTTTTACTCGTATCGAAAAAAGAAATGTGGACTGAATCAGAACAATTTTGGCTTAATGATTTGTTTCAAGATATTATACAGTTCTTATATCCGAGTTTGGTCAATGCAAATGTTTCGATTGAAAAGAATTTGCCGTACCCAATTCCGCTTGTTGGTTATCGGAGTGAAGTGAGACAAGTATTTTTAAATATATTAATGAACTCAATTGACGCTCTTGAATCGATAAAAGAAGAACGAAAAATTATCGTTGATGTGTTTGAAGAAGATCAAGAAATTCGAATTGTAATAAAAAATAATGGACCAATGATTCCAGCTGAAAATGTAGAAACGATTTTCGAACCATTTGTAACTACTAAAAAGTTAGGAACTGGTATTGGCTTATTTGTATGTAAACAAATTGTAGAAAAACATAATGGGTCCATCATGTGTCGTTCAGATAACGAGTGGACAAAATTTCAAATTGTATTTCAAAAATAA